The DNA region AGGTCCCAGTTGCACTTGTTCTGCCAACCCGCTCCAGGAGAACTCCAAACCGTAGCGTAGCAACCATAAGGACGCTAACCCGATTATTGCACCGACCACACCGATCACAACGCGGATGATCAGGAACCGCGATGTCGCGCCATAGAGGACTGGCAGGACCAAAGCAGACAAGGCAATCAGGATCGCCGATAGCGCAACAAGATCAACCCAAATGCTGATCGCAGCGAGGCACACACCACAAAAGGTCGAAAAGAGACAGGCCTTCAAACCGGCCATGCGACTGGGACGAAAAGTCGTCGAGGGCTGGAATGGACTATCGTTCACGTTTTTTCCTGTGATGAGACGTCACACCGTTTGGCTTTGTCAAAAGATTCTACCACACAGGCACGGAATATAACGTCTTGTACAGATTGCAGTGCACTATTTATTTAGCGGGAATTTCAATATCAATGACGGTCCGCTGTTGGCGAGATCGGTGATTGGTATAACGTATTATTTTGCGGCGGCCCTCATTGATATTTCCAGAGCACCATGTCATGTATTTTGCCCCATACCTATTCAAGACGTAGGGTAATTGAGCCGAAAAAGCTTTACCTCATCAATAATGATGAGTTTTATAGAGACCTTTGAAATTACCTAGATGACGTGTTCTAATTTCAGGCGGTTGTATATTTGACAAACTCAACGCTTGAGGACTTTACAAGGTTCGATAAACGATGTCGAAACAACTCGATTGTGCGACGTCTAGAACCGTAAATCAGAAACCCTGTCCAATGGCGGCGAGCGGTTTTCCTGAATAAGGATGCATTTTTATGTTCCCAAGAATTTTAGGAGAGCGTCCCCGTCGAAGACGATACTAGTCATCGCCTGATCGGCGAATACTACCGGACAGGTGGCGAAAACGAATAGACCGCCCACGGGTTCCGCGCGGTTGAGGCAGTATCGGCTCGCCTCTGGCTCATTGCGTGTCAGACGCATGATACCCCCGATATGACGGGCGCGATCTCCTGCTCGCCTCTCGCACCGGATCAGCGCGCATCGGGGGCAAAGATTGTAGAGCAGGAGGTCAGGGGGCCACAGCCTGTGTGATCTGCGCCCGCGTAAATGACGTTTCGGAGTCGACTGACCTAAAAAGCGGGACGGCGTCTGCCAGCCATACGTGCCAAAGCCGACGTTGGCGACGGGCGATGGGTAGGGGGGTCAGTGGCCCCGGCGAGCCGTTCGGGCATCAGCGCAGATCCGAGACCTCCGGTCTCTGACAAGCTGCGTCATCGCTCACACCTCCTGAAACGCGGCCGACAGCGTGAGGATGCGTGCGAGGTCCGATTGCGTAAGCGGCGTCCCATTCGCACCCATGGATGAGGATGTGAGCGCATCCGATGTGATGGCGGGCACCTCCGCCTCGGGTAGATCCGTCAGAAAAGCCAACTTCGGCACGCCCCAATCGTTGAGGACCCTGGCAATCTGGGCCAGGTCGCCTTGGCGCGTCGGCGTGATCTCTGCCAACCACGACAGCACTTCATTGTGGCGATCCTGATCCAGCCCCTGGGAGCGCCGCTGCTCCATGTTCACCTGAAGCGTCGCACACAGAAGGCGACCGCAGAGGAGGCCGTGCGGCACGTCCGGGACCCGTCCGCCAATCACGCCAGCGAGGCCATGGACGGCCCCCAGCCCGGCATTGGTCAGGGCCAGACCGCCAAAGAGGCTGACGAGGGCCAGATCATCTCGGGCTTGGGCGTTTTCCCCTTGCGCCAGCTTGGCGAGCGCGTGGACGCCAAGCGGGATGGCGTGGCGACACAGGGCATCGGTGTAGGCATTGGCGCGGTTGGACAAATATGGCTCGATCACCTGCACCAAAGCGTCAAGGCCCGAGCCGAATGTGACATTCAAGGGGGTGTCATCGGTGAGCGCCGGATCAACGAGCGCCACGTCTGCGATCATCGCCGTATCGCGCAGGCTGATCTTTTGCCGCCGTTCCGGCACGCAAATGACGGCGTTCCGGGTCACCTCAGCGCCGGTGCCCGCGGTGGTCGGGATGGCAATGAACGGCAGGGGCGGCGCATCGAGGGGACGGCCGCCGGTGACATAGTCCTGCGCGGGGTGCGGGGCAGGCACCAAAGCGGCGATGGCCTTTGCGAGGTCAATGACACTGCCGCCGCCCACGCCTGCGATCACGTCGCAGCGTGCGGCACGGGCGATCTCGACCGCATCGGTCACGTCGGTCAGGTGAGGTTCGCGGGTGCCGTACACCTGCGTGATGTCCGCCCCGCTGCGTCGCAAGTCAGCGGCGAACACGTCGCACCAGAGGGCGGAGCGGCCCCGGACCAGCAACACCCGACTGCCCAATGCCAGGACCTTGGACACAGCATCGCCTGCGCATCCCCGCCCAAAGGTCAGGTCCCGGGGTTGCAGGATCGAAAAGGAGGGCTGCGTGGTCATGACGGACCTCGTGAGTCAAAAAATCCGGGGCCCCGCATCGAGGGCCCCGGACAAGGTGTCGGCCAAGGTCGAAACCTCAGGCCCACAGGGAGAAGCCGAGGCTTACTGCCAGGATTGGATCAGCTCGTCATAGCTGACGGTTTGTGGCTCTTCGTCCTCGTTCTCAAGGGCGGCCTGGGGCGCACCGTCCTGAGACAGCCAGAACTCCGGATCGCTTTCATCGTTGAGAAGCGGACCGAGATCCCCCTGAACGCCTGCCCGCTCAAGACGGGCCAGAACGGCCTCTTGCTGCGCACAAAGGTTATCGAGCGCCTCTTGCGGGGTCAGTGCACCGGACGATGCATCGCCGATGTTCTGCCACCACAGCGGCGCCAGACGTGGATAATCAGGCACGTTCGTACCAGTTGGCGACCACTGGGTGCGGGCGGGCGAGCGATAGAACTCGATCAGACCCCCCAGGTTTGGCGCACGCTCGGTGAAGCTCTCGTGCTGGATCGTGGACTCGCGGATAAACGTGAGGCCCTCATGGGACTTCTCGACATCCACGGTCATCGACGTCACGAACTGAGCATAAAGCCATGCGGCCTGCGCCCGGTCCACGGGTGTGGACTGCATCAACGTCCAGGACCCCGCGTCCTGGTAGCCGATCTTCTGACCTTCGCGCCAGTAGACACCGTGCGGGCTGGGGGCCATCCGCCAACGGGGCGACCCGTCGTCGTTCAGCACCGCTTCCGCACCCTCGCCGACCATCGACGCGGTAAACGCCGTGTACCAGAACATCTGCTGCGCAATCACACCCTGCGACGGCAGTGGCCCCGCCTCAGAGAAGTTCATACCAGCCGCTTCCGGCGGTGCGTAGTTGGTCAGCCAGTTGGTGTACGACTCAATGGCGTAGACTGCGGCCGGGCCGTTGGTAGCACCGCCACGCGCGACGCAAGAGCCGACGGGACGGCTGTCTTCGTTCACACGAATGCCCCACTCATCGACGGGCAGGCCGTTCGGCTCGCCAATGTCGCCCATGCCAGCCATGGACATCCACGCATCGGTGAAACGCCAACCCAGCGACGGATCGCGACGACCGTAGTCCATGTGACCGAAGACCTCGACACCGTCGATTTCACGACCGGTGAAGAATTCCGCGATATCCTCATAGGCAGACCAGTTGACCGGAACACCCAGCTCATAGCCGTATTGCTCCTGGAAATCGGCCATGATTTCTGGATCGGTGAACCAGTCGTAGCGGAACCAATAGAGGTTCGCGAACTGCTGGTCGGGCAGCTGGTACAGCAGCCCATCGGGACCCGTCGTGAACGACAGGCCGATGAAGTCGTCAAGGTTCAGATTGGGGTTGGTAACGTCCGCGCCCTCATTCGCCATCCAGTCCGTCAGGTTGCGGGCCTGCTGATAGCGCCAGTGGGTGCCGATCAGATCACTGTCGTTGACGTAGGCGTCATAGATGTTTTCGCCGGTCTGCATCTGCGTTTGCAGACGCTCCACCACGTCGCCTTCGCCGATCAGGTCGTGGGTGACGCTGATGCCGGTGATCGCCTCGAAGATGGGGGCCAGCACATTGGCCTCATATTCGTGGGTGGCGATGGTCTCTGACACAACGCGGATCTCCATACCCTGATAGGGTTGGGCCGCGTCGACGAACCATTGCATCTCGGCTTCCTGCTCTTCGCGGGTCAGCGCGGAATGCTCGATATGCTCGTCCAGGAACGCGATGGCCGCTTCCATATCGGCGATGGCCGGAGTGGCCAGAAGCCCCACGGTCAGCGCCAGGGCCGAGGTTGTTCTAAGGGTTAAGTTCATTGTCTTCCTCCCAAAGGTTATAGGAACTTGGTTTTAGTTGGATCGCGCCGCCAGCTCCCATTCGGGCGGCACGTCCTTGGGTGCCGTCTTAGACCCAGCGGAACACCGCAGCGCCGTAGACAAGACAAACCAGCAGCGCATAGGGCTGCGGGCCAGCTTCCAGGCCGAGCCACGCCAGATTGATGAACGCAGAGCCCAGGAGTGTGATGAAGAGGCGGTCGCCCCGTGTGGTTTCGATCCGCAAGACACCCACGCGGGGCGTTTCGGGGTATTTGATCGCCAGAAAGGTCATGAATGCGAGGATCGAGGCGATGACGCCAAAGAAAATCGCGGTCTCCAGGGTCCAGGCCATCCATCCCATGGGTCAGCCCTCCTTCGGATTGTAAGCGTTGTCGATAAACAGGCGGGTCACCCGGTGGTAGGCGGCGCGGTCGCTATATGTCAGCTCCCACGTCCCGCCGGTCACCATCGTCAGGATCAGCGAGAAGCTGCCGCGGTTCAGGTACCCCCAAACGACCTGGTCAAGATTGATGAAGTGTGGCGTGCCAAATCCATCGCCCACAGCACTCATGTATTTGCCTTCGACAGTGTTGGCATCCAGATACAGCAGGTTCATCACACCCTCCCCAGGGCGAAGCCCTTGGCGATGTAGTTGCGGACAAAATAGATCACGAGCGCGCCGGGGATGATCGTCAGGATACCCGCCGCCGCCAGAACGCCCCAGTCGACACCTGCCGCGCCCACGGTGCGGGTCATGATGGCGGCAATCGGTTTCGCTTCGGTTGCCGTGAGCGTTCGCGACAGCAACAGTTCTACCCAGGAGAACATGAAGCAGAAGAACGCCGTCACGCCGATGCCGGAGGCGATCAGCGGCATGAAGATGCGGGTGAAGAAGCGGCCGAAGCTGTAGCCGTCGATATAGGCAGTTTCGTCGATTTCCTTCGGCACGCCGCGCATGAAGCCTTCCAGGATCCAGACGGCGAGCGGCACGTTAAACAGACAATGGGCCAGTGCCACGGCGATGTGTGTGTCAAACAGCCCGACCGAGGAATATAGCTGGAAGAACGGCAGCGCAAAAACGGCGGGTGGGGCCATGCGGTTGGTGAGCAGCCAGAAGAACAGGTGCTTGTCGCCCATGAAGTGGTAGCGGCTGAAGGCATAAGCCGCAGGCAAGGCAACGGCGATGGAGATGGCCGTGTTCAGCGTCACGTAGATGATCGAGTTGATGTAGCCGATGTACCAACTGCGGTCCGTCAGGATCGTGCGATAATTGTCGAACGTCATATTCT from Jannaschia sp. CCS1 includes:
- a CDS encoding iron-containing alcohol dehydrogenase, producing the protein MTTQPSFSILQPRDLTFGRGCAGDAVSKVLALGSRVLLVRGRSALWCDVFAADLRRSGADITQVYGTREPHLTDVTDAVEIARAARCDVIAGVGGGSVIDLAKAIAALVPAPHPAQDYVTGGRPLDAPPLPFIAIPTTAGTGAEVTRNAVICVPERRQKISLRDTAMIADVALVDPALTDDTPLNVTFGSGLDALVQVIEPYLSNRANAYTDALCRHAIPLGVHALAKLAQGENAQARDDLALVSLFGGLALTNAGLGAVHGLAGVIGGRVPDVPHGLLCGRLLCATLQVNMEQRRSQGLDQDRHNEVLSWLAEITPTRQGDLAQIARVLNDWGVPKLAFLTDLPEAEVPAITSDALTSSSMGANGTPLTQSDLARILTLSAAFQEV
- a CDS encoding DUF2160 domain-containing protein, encoding MGWMAWTLETAIFFGVIASILAFMTFLAIKYPETPRVGVLRIETTRGDRLFITLLGSAFINLAWLGLEAGPQPYALLVCLVYGAAVFRWV
- a CDS encoding carbohydrate ABC transporter permease; the encoded protein is MSASSSRRRINSKPIVMGLYLLFLMLPIYWLLIMSLKTNAEILGGITLWPENMTFDNYRTILTDRSWYIGYINSIIYVTLNTAISIAVALPAAYAFSRYHFMGDKHLFFWLLTNRMAPPAVFALPFFQLYSSVGLFDTHIAVALAHCLFNVPLAVWILEGFMRGVPKEIDETAYIDGYSFGRFFTRIFMPLIASGIGVTAFFCFMFSWVELLLSRTLTATEAKPIAAIMTRTVGAAGVDWGVLAAAGILTIIPGALVIYFVRNYIAKGFALGRV
- a CDS encoding ABC transporter substrate-binding protein, whose product is MNLTLRTTSALALTVGLLATPAIADMEAAIAFLDEHIEHSALTREEQEAEMQWFVDAAQPYQGMEIRVVSETIATHEYEANVLAPIFEAITGISVTHDLIGEGDVVERLQTQMQTGENIYDAYVNDSDLIGTHWRYQQARNLTDWMANEGADVTNPNLNLDDFIGLSFTTGPDGLLYQLPDQQFANLYWFRYDWFTDPEIMADFQEQYGYELGVPVNWSAYEDIAEFFTGREIDGVEVFGHMDYGRRDPSLGWRFTDAWMSMAGMGDIGEPNGLPVDEWGIRVNEDSRPVGSCVARGGATNGPAAVYAIESYTNWLTNYAPPEAAGMNFSEAGPLPSQGVIAQQMFWYTAFTASMVGEGAEAVLNDDGSPRWRMAPSPHGVYWREGQKIGYQDAGSWTLMQSTPVDRAQAAWLYAQFVTSMTVDVEKSHEGLTFIRESTIQHESFTERAPNLGGLIEFYRSPARTQWSPTGTNVPDYPRLAPLWWQNIGDASSGALTPQEALDNLCAQQEAVLARLERAGVQGDLGPLLNDESDPEFWLSQDGAPQAALENEDEEPQTVSYDELIQSWQ